A stretch of the Sulfurimonas sp. HSL3-1 genome encodes the following:
- a CDS encoding cytochrome C → MKKVVFSVLITALLTGAVGEAAVYKGQREFHKQCKACHDDGQDIAFTYKRRTWKKMMKDNGAGLAELHLNSEKAKKSWKYFKSKKYQKNSKHLKDFMVEYAKDSGNVPACN, encoded by the coding sequence ATGAAGAAGGTCGTTTTCTCTGTTCTTATTACGGCACTGTTGACCGGTGCTGTCGGCGAAGCAGCCGTGTACAAAGGCCAGCGCGAGTTTCATAAACAGTGTAAAGCCTGCCATGATGACGGTCAGGATATCGCCTTTACCTATAAACGGAGAACATGGAAAAAGATGATGAAGGACAACGGCGCGGGATTGGCCGAACTGCATCTCAATAGCGAGAAAGCGAAGAAGTCCTGGAAATACTTCAAAAGCAAGAAGTACCAGAAAAATTCGAAGCACCTGAAGGACTTCATGGTCGAATACGCCAAGGACAGCGGGAACGTTCCCGCCTGTAACTAA
- the argH gene encoding argininosuccinate lyase, giving the protein MEKMWSGRFSASASSLLDQFNASIMFDRELYREDIEGSLAHAAMLQSRGILSVDEIEAIRGGLAQVREEIEAGSFEWNISDEDLHMAIEKRLTALIGDAGKKLHTARSRNDQVAVDFRRYVLRKNLEIAGQLKTLMQTLIDIAGKHTETLLPGMTHLQHAQPINFGFHLLAYASMFKRDIDRLLSSRQRNNVSPLGCAALAGTPHDIDRNLTANALGFDSVSVNCLDTVSDRDFALEILFNISTMMMHVSRLSEELILWSSYEFGFVELSDEYSTGSSIMPQKKNPDVPELLRGKTGRVYGALMGLLTVMKGLPLAYNKDTQEDKEGVFDAVTTAHISLEILNEALKTMTVKPENMLAASKKGHLSATDLADYLVERCGVPFREAHFITGKAVARAEALGIDLSEIAYGELKAIDERIGEDVIPHLQLAHSMNARTSSGGTATVRTLEQIVHFENYLKELDL; this is encoded by the coding sequence ATGGAAAAAATGTGGTCCGGCCGTTTCAGCGCCTCAGCCTCGTCACTACTAGACCAGTTTAACGCCTCGATCATGTTCGACCGCGAACTGTACCGGGAAGATATCGAAGGTTCACTCGCACACGCCGCCATGCTGCAGAGCCGCGGCATCCTGAGTGTGGATGAGATCGAGGCGATCCGCGGGGGACTGGCACAGGTCCGCGAAGAGATCGAAGCGGGCAGTTTTGAGTGGAATATCAGCGACGAAGACCTGCATATGGCGATCGAAAAACGTCTCACGGCGCTCATCGGGGATGCCGGCAAGAAGCTGCATACGGCCCGTAGCCGCAACGACCAGGTGGCCGTCGACTTCCGCCGCTACGTCCTGCGCAAGAACCTGGAGATCGCCGGTCAGCTTAAAACCCTGATGCAGACCCTCATTGACATTGCCGGCAAGCATACGGAGACGCTGCTGCCGGGGATGACGCACCTGCAGCATGCCCAACCGATCAACTTCGGTTTCCACCTGTTGGCGTATGCCAGTATGTTCAAACGCGACATCGACCGTCTCCTCTCGAGTCGCCAGCGCAACAACGTCTCCCCGCTGGGGTGCGCCGCACTGGCCGGGACGCCGCACGACATCGACCGCAACCTGACCGCCAACGCGCTGGGATTTGACAGCGTCAGCGTCAACTGCCTCGATACGGTCAGCGATCGCGATTTCGCCCTGGAGATCCTTTTTAACATCTCGACGATGATGATGCACGTTTCCCGCCTGAGCGAAGAGCTGATCCTCTGGTCGAGCTACGAGTTCGGCTTTGTCGAGCTCTCCGACGAATATTCGACAGGCTCCTCCATCATGCCGCAGAAGAAGAACCCGGACGTCCCGGAACTGCTGCGGGGCAAAACGGGCCGCGTCTACGGCGCACTCATGGGGCTTCTGACCGTGATGAAGGGGCTGCCGCTCGCTTATAACAAGGATACCCAGGAGGACAAAGAGGGAGTCTTTGACGCCGTTACCACGGCGCACATCTCCCTTGAGATCCTTAACGAAGCGCTCAAGACGATGACCGTGAAGCCCGAGAACATGCTGGCCGCTTCCAAGAAGGGACACCTGAGCGCCACCGACCTGGCCGACTACCTTGTCGAGCGCTGCGGGGTGCCGTTCCGCGAGGCGCACTTCATTACGGGCAAAGCTGTCGCCCGGGCCGAAGCGCTCGGAATCGACCTGAGCGAGATCGCCTACGGCGAGCTCAAGGCTATCGATGAACGTATCGGCGAGGACGTGATTCCCCATCTTCAGTTGGCGCACTCCATGAACGCCCGTACTTCCTCCGGCGGAACGGCGACGGTGCGCACGCTCGAACAAATCGTGCACTTCGAAAACTACCTGAAGGAGCTTGATTTATGA
- a CDS encoding OsmC family protein, which yields MKVTISHLDEMRFEAKTDRGQSFVIDCPVISPIEYFLSGLVACTTSDLIAIPKKQGKTVTNLSVDGEVVRNETPPCKFNTLHLDYRFDSDADDMTALRWVMGSIETYCSTINTVRDTTKITYSVTHNGNVLRENEEVISGQGGNVDFGEIEACPS from the coding sequence ATGAAAGTAACGATTTCCCACCTGGACGAGATGCGCTTCGAGGCGAAAACGGACCGCGGACAGAGTTTTGTCATTGACTGCCCGGTCATCTCCCCGATCGAATACTTCCTCTCCGGCCTTGTCGCCTGTACGACCAGCGACCTCATTGCCATCCCGAAAAAGCAGGGCAAGACGGTCACCAACCTCAGTGTCGACGGCGAGGTCGTGCGCAACGAAACGCCGCCGTGCAAGTTTAATACCCTGCACCTCGACTACCGCTTCGACTCCGACGCCGACGATATGACGGCGCTGCGCTGGGTCATGGGCAGCATCGAGACCTACTGCTCGACGATCAACACCGTCCGCGATACGACGAAGATTACTTACTCCGTGACGCATAACGGCAACGTCCTGCGCGAAAACGAAGAGGTCATCAGCGGGCAGGGCGGCAACGTCGACTTCGGCGAAATCGAAGCCTGCCCCAGCTAA
- a CDS encoding histidine triad nucleotide-binding protein — MCLFCKIANNELTANKVHENDDFVAFHDINPKAPVHVLAIPKTHVDSFNEVTPEMMADMTAFIQEVAEKVDVKESGYRVITNVGENGGQEVKHLHFHILGGARLRWGHFADADPKDFL; from the coding sequence ATGTGTCTTTTCTGCAAAATCGCCAACAATGAACTGACGGCCAACAAGGTACACGAAAACGACGATTTCGTCGCCTTCCACGACATCAACCCCAAGGCTCCTGTTCATGTGCTCGCCATTCCCAAAACCCATGTTGACAGCTTCAACGAGGTAACGCCGGAGATGATGGCGGACATGACTGCATTTATCCAGGAAGTGGCCGAGAAAGTGGATGTGAAAGAGAGCGGTTACCGCGTCATTACGAACGTCGGCGAAAACGGCGGCCAGGAGGTCAAACACCTCCATTTCCACATCCTCGGCGGTGCCAGACTCCGCTGGGGCCACTTCGCGGACGCGGACCCGAAAGACTTCCTTTAA
- the pheS gene encoding phenylalanine--tRNA ligase subunit alpha, with translation MQEWYDAIASAQSVDKLEEIRIAVFGKKGVLAAEFAKMKSVPNEEKGAFAKELNEHKAKLTEAFNVRKEILALEALEAGMKAEAIDVTLFGRGSERGALHPVMQTMDRIVEYFVAMNFSVKTGPMVEDDFHNFEALNLPKYHPARDMQDTFYFKDELLLRTHTSPVQIRTMKQEKPPIRMIAPGAVFRRDYDLTHTPMFHQVEGLLVDEEGKVSFANLKFILEDFLKYMFGDVEVRFRPSFFPFTEPSAEVDISCIFCGGDGCRVCSKTGWLEVLGCGIVDPNVFKAVGYENVSGYAFGLGVERFAMLIHRIGDLRSLFEGDIRLLEQFK, from the coding sequence TTGCAAGAGTGGTATGACGCCATTGCGTCGGCACAGAGTGTCGACAAACTTGAAGAGATCCGTATTGCGGTGTTCGGGAAAAAAGGGGTACTCGCGGCCGAGTTCGCGAAGATGAAGTCCGTTCCCAACGAGGAGAAGGGTGCTTTTGCCAAAGAGCTCAACGAGCATAAGGCGAAGTTGACCGAGGCCTTTAATGTCCGCAAGGAGATCCTGGCCCTCGAAGCGCTCGAGGCAGGGATGAAAGCGGAGGCGATCGACGTGACCCTCTTCGGCCGGGGAAGCGAACGCGGTGCGCTGCACCCGGTGATGCAGACGATGGACCGCATCGTTGAGTACTTCGTCGCCATGAACTTTTCGGTCAAGACCGGCCCGATGGTTGAAGACGACTTCCATAACTTCGAAGCGCTGAACCTGCCCAAGTACCACCCGGCCCGTGACATGCAGGACACCTTCTACTTCAAAGACGAGCTGCTGCTGCGCACCCATACCTCCCCGGTGCAGATCCGCACGATGAAGCAGGAGAAGCCGCCGATCCGCATGATCGCTCCGGGCGCCGTGTTCCGCCGCGACTACGACCTGACGCACACCCCGATGTTCCATCAGGTCGAGGGTCTGCTCGTCGACGAAGAGGGCAAAGTCTCCTTCGCGAACCTGAAGTTCATTCTCGAGGACTTCCTCAAGTACATGTTCGGCGACGTCGAGGTCCGTTTCCGCCCGAGTTTCTTCCCCTTCACGGAACCGTCCGCGGAAGTCGATATCAGCTGTATCTTCTGCGGCGGCGACGGCTGCCGCGTCTGTTCCAAGACGGGATGGCTGGAAGTCCTGGGCTGTGGGATCGTCGACCCCAACGTCTTCAAGGCGGTCGGCTATGAGAACGTCAGCGGCTACGCCTTTGGCCTCGGCGTGGAGCGCTTCGCGATGCTGATCCACCGTATCGGGGATCTGCGCTCACTGTTTGAGGGCGATATCAGACTACTGGAGCAGTTCAAATGA
- the pheT gene encoding phenylalanine--tRNA ligase subunit beta — MIVTRHWLNEWIDLSDITTEHLAKTFNAIGLEVDRVESYRIPEKVVVGRVAACEKHPDADKLNVCQVDLGGETRQIVCGAPNVAAGQYVPVAVVGAVMPGGLEIKPVKLRGVDSAGMICSATELGLPKVNDGILVLDESIGALELGKPLADYPLINDDLIEIELTANRGDCLSIRGVARDLCAALDKSLKPRAAGREDENRLGIGRLLKLDVEGDVTGSVRYHAVSVEFFDDSLLMTLRLAMIDESRANAVEGCLEYAMHTTGVILRAYPVDFFRGNDEKLAEIVIKREGHGLTAVYGQECASIIGIRQEDASRLQDVRGVIVIEASYIAPEVISQKMAETKLQSGPLYYRTSRGSEPELSIGSDFLFSCIEAKGEGKIYGGTLEHAEVFEPKNISIDMAYVSSIVGTEIDKSRVANILKNLGFDISKSSEEQIVVSVPRFRHDIVNRQDLIEEIVRIVGIDNIPAKPFVLTEADRIDDDYFTFRKKQTYRQRAAQSGFYESVHFVFNEREQLDALGMASVAKELSLLNPIAGTLDTLRPTLLAGLLNAASSNAKNGRKRIPLFEIGSVFDVQRRESVKIALLFAGTLNEDSLDNSGKPESVSFESFSKLAADVLGDFTLKPVTPTHKMAHPYQAAAVYQKGLKIGEMFTLHPTLQAEMDLPRTVMFEGSFDALAFERVEAKPYSKYQASHRDLSILMPQAMAYAKVADVIEGSRSGEIIRFYPVDRYTDETLGDQMSLTLRFVLQSQEKTLEEEEITAAMAGILTALQNDLGVALR; from the coding sequence ATGATTGTCACACGCCACTGGCTTAACGAATGGATCGACCTTTCCGACATTACGACGGAGCACCTGGCCAAGACTTTCAATGCCATCGGTCTGGAGGTCGACAGGGTAGAGTCCTACCGCATTCCGGAAAAAGTCGTCGTGGGCAGGGTTGCTGCGTGCGAAAAACACCCTGATGCCGACAAGCTCAACGTCTGCCAGGTTGATCTGGGCGGCGAAACGCGCCAGATCGTCTGCGGCGCGCCTAACGTCGCGGCGGGGCAGTATGTTCCCGTTGCCGTTGTCGGCGCGGTGATGCCCGGCGGCCTGGAGATCAAACCGGTCAAGCTGCGTGGCGTCGATTCGGCGGGAATGATCTGTTCCGCGACCGAACTGGGACTGCCGAAAGTGAACGACGGGATCCTTGTGCTTGATGAGAGTATCGGCGCACTCGAGCTCGGGAAGCCGCTCGCCGACTACCCGCTGATCAATGACGACCTGATCGAGATCGAACTGACGGCGAACCGCGGGGACTGTCTGAGTATCCGCGGGGTGGCCCGCGACCTCTGTGCGGCCCTGGACAAGAGCCTGAAACCCCGGGCCGCCGGCCGTGAGGACGAGAACCGCCTGGGCATTGGGCGTCTGCTGAAACTCGATGTTGAAGGCGATGTTACCGGAAGCGTCCGCTACCATGCGGTATCGGTCGAGTTCTTCGACGACTCACTGCTGATGACGTTGCGCCTGGCGATGATCGACGAGAGCCGCGCCAACGCCGTCGAAGGGTGTCTCGAGTACGCCATGCATACGACCGGCGTGATCCTGCGTGCCTACCCCGTGGACTTCTTCCGCGGCAATGACGAGAAGCTCGCCGAGATCGTCATCAAGCGCGAAGGCCACGGCCTCACCGCCGTCTACGGGCAGGAGTGCGCTTCGATCATCGGTATCCGCCAGGAAGATGCTTCCCGCCTGCAGGATGTCCGCGGCGTCATCGTCATCGAGGCGAGCTATATCGCCCCGGAGGTCATTTCGCAGAAGATGGCGGAGACGAAACTGCAAAGCGGGCCGCTTTACTACCGCACATCCCGGGGCAGCGAGCCGGAACTTTCCATCGGCAGCGACTTCCTTTTCAGCTGCATCGAGGCAAAGGGTGAAGGCAAGATCTACGGCGGCACCCTGGAGCATGCCGAAGTCTTCGAACCGAAGAATATCAGCATCGATATGGCCTACGTCAGCAGCATCGTCGGTACGGAAATAGACAAGAGCCGTGTGGCGAACATTCTCAAAAATCTCGGCTTTGATATTTCCAAATCGAGCGAGGAGCAGATCGTCGTCAGCGTACCGCGTTTCCGTCACGACATCGTCAACCGCCAGGATCTGATCGAAGAGATCGTCCGTATCGTCGGAATCGACAATATCCCGGCGAAACCGTTTGTCCTGACGGAAGCGGACCGGATCGACGATGACTACTTTACGTTCCGGAAAAAGCAGACCTACCGTCAGCGCGCGGCGCAGAGCGGCTTTTACGAGAGCGTTCACTTCGTCTTTAACGAGCGCGAGCAGCTTGACGCTCTTGGAATGGCGAGCGTCGCGAAGGAGCTCTCTCTGCTCAACCCGATCGCCGGGACACTCGATACCTTGCGTCCGACCCTGCTGGCAGGACTGCTCAATGCGGCCAGCAGCAATGCCAAGAACGGCCGCAAGCGCATTCCGCTCTTCGAGATCGGTTCGGTCTTCGATGTCCAGCGCCGCGAGTCGGTCAAAATCGCGCTTCTCTTTGCGGGAACCCTGAACGAGGACAGCCTCGATAACAGCGGAAAGCCGGAGAGTGTCAGTTTTGAGTCCTTCTCCAAACTGGCGGCGGACGTTCTGGGCGATTTCACCCTAAAGCCGGTTACGCCGACACACAAGATGGCCCACCCCTACCAGGCGGCAGCCGTCTACCAGAAGGGCCTCAAGATCGGGGAGATGTTCACCCTGCACCCGACGCTGCAGGCGGAGATGGACCTTCCGCGTACCGTAATGTTTGAAGGATCTTTTGATGCGCTCGCCTTTGAAAGGGTCGAAGCGAAGCCGTACTCCAAGTACCAGGCGTCACACCGCGACCTCAGCATCCTGATGCCGCAGGCCATGGCCTACGCGAAGGTGGCCGACGTCATCGAGGGAAGCCGCAGCGGCGAGATTATCCGCTTCTACCCCGTCGACCGCTATACGGACGAGACCCTGGGCGATCAGATGAGCCTGACGCTGCGTTTCGTGCTGCAGTCGCAGGAGAAGACCCTGGAAGAAGAGGAGATCACGGCGGCGATGGCAGGGATCCTTACCGCCCTCCAGAACGATCTCGGGGTAGCACTGCGATGA
- the aroA gene encoding 3-phosphoshikimate 1-carboxyvinyltransferase — protein MSRVRIAPAGTFAFRSDKVAADKSISHRSAMFATLAEGTSVIRNFLRGEDTMNTLRIVEALGAEVADDGEVITIASRGIKEPDDILDCGNSGTGMRLFCGLLASAEGHFVLSGDEYLRRRPMKRVTAPLRSIGAQLDGRNNGDLAPLSVRGGSLKAFDYKSPVASAQVKSAMILAALRADGPCYFEEPELSRDHTERMLSGMGASIKTENLRTEVQPLGGLLQPLDIRVPADPSSAFFFAVAAAITPGSSAVIEGVTLNPTRIEAFKALERMGADIRYEVTDERYEPIGNIEVRYRPLKAVVVEENIAWLIDELPALAVAMATAEGTSEVKNAEELRVKESDRISTVMTNLKKCGIVCEEFNDGYRITGGALQAAAVDSFGDHRIAMSFIVAGLRCGMEVTDTDCIRTSFPNFFELIGTIGEVQHED, from the coding sequence ATGAGCCGGGTCCGTATCGCGCCGGCGGGGACGTTTGCATTCCGCAGCGACAAGGTCGCGGCGGACAAATCGATCTCACACCGCAGCGCGATGTTCGCGACCCTCGCCGAGGGCACAAGCGTTATCAGGAACTTCCTGCGCGGGGAGGATACGATGAATACCCTGCGCATCGTGGAAGCGTTGGGGGCCGAGGTGGCGGATGACGGCGAGGTGATCACGATCGCCTCCCGCGGCATCAAAGAACCCGACGACATCCTCGACTGCGGCAATTCCGGCACGGGGATGCGGCTTTTCTGCGGGCTGCTCGCGTCGGCGGAGGGGCACTTCGTGTTGAGCGGGGACGAGTATCTCCGCCGCCGCCCGATGAAACGGGTAACGGCGCCGCTGCGCAGCATCGGCGCACAGCTCGACGGCCGCAACAACGGTGACCTGGCGCCGCTGAGCGTGCGCGGCGGTTCGCTGAAGGCTTTCGACTACAAAAGCCCTGTTGCCTCGGCGCAGGTCAAAAGCGCCATGATTCTCGCGGCGCTTCGGGCCGACGGTCCCTGCTATTTCGAAGAACCCGAACTCAGCCGAGACCATACCGAGCGGATGCTCAGCGGGATGGGAGCTTCGATCAAAACGGAGAATCTGCGAACGGAAGTGCAGCCGCTCGGCGGACTGCTGCAGCCCCTCGACATCCGGGTGCCTGCCGACCCGTCCAGCGCCTTCTTTTTTGCCGTCGCCGCGGCGATCACGCCCGGCAGCAGCGCCGTCATCGAGGGTGTCACCCTCAATCCGACCCGTATCGAGGCCTTCAAGGCGCTCGAACGCATGGGGGCGGATATACGCTACGAGGTGACCGACGAGCGGTATGAGCCCATCGGGAACATCGAGGTGCGCTACCGGCCGCTCAAGGCGGTCGTCGTCGAGGAGAACATCGCCTGGCTGATCGACGAACTGCCGGCACTGGCCGTCGCGATGGCGACGGCGGAGGGGACCAGCGAGGTCAAAAATGCCGAAGAGCTCCGGGTTAAGGAGAGCGACCGCATCAGTACGGTGATGACGAACCTGAAAAAATGCGGTATAGTCTGTGAAGAGTTTAACGACGGATACCGTATTACGGGCGGGGCGTTGCAGGCGGCCGCCGTCGACAGTTTCGGGGACCACCGCATCGCGATGAGTTTTATCGTTGCTGGTCTGCGCTGCGGGATGGAAGTCACGGATACCGACTGCATCCGGACCTCCTTCCCGAATTTTTTCGAACTGATCGGTACGATCGGGGAAGTGCAACATGAAGATTGA
- a CDS encoding 4-hydroxy-3-methylbut-2-enyl diphosphate reductase: MKIELAENYGFCFGVKRAIKIAEENRQSATYGPLIHNAKEIERLQKDFQVALTENLDDFKAGDTAVIRTHGIPKQELETLYARDVHVVDATCPYVTKPQQICEEMSEQGYDIVIFGDEAHPEIRGVKSYATEGAYVVMSVKELEQIRFKEKIAVVAQTTRKVDEFLKIVNYLIPHYKEVRVFNTICNATFENQDAVRDLSKRADVMIIIGGKNSSNTKQLHSIAQAYCPDSYHIEGPDDIDDAWFEGKAYCGISAGASTPDWIIEQVIARIKTGSKSA, translated from the coding sequence ATGAAGATTGAACTGGCAGAGAACTATGGCTTCTGTTTCGGCGTCAAACGGGCGATCAAGATCGCCGAGGAGAACCGCCAGTCGGCCACCTACGGTCCGCTGATCCATAACGCGAAGGAGATCGAGCGTCTCCAGAAGGATTTCCAGGTCGCACTGACGGAGAACCTGGACGATTTCAAAGCGGGCGACACGGCGGTCATCCGGACCCACGGCATTCCGAAGCAGGAGCTGGAGACGCTCTATGCGCGAGATGTCCATGTCGTCGACGCCACCTGCCCCTATGTGACCAAACCGCAGCAGATCTGCGAGGAGATGAGCGAGCAGGGGTACGACATCGTCATCTTCGGCGACGAGGCGCATCCGGAGATCCGCGGGGTCAAGAGCTACGCCACGGAAGGCGCTTATGTCGTCATGAGCGTCAAGGAGCTCGAACAGATCCGCTTCAAAGAGAAGATCGCCGTCGTGGCGCAGACGACGCGGAAAGTCGACGAGTTCCTCAAAATCGTCAATTACCTGATACCGCACTATAAAGAGGTAAGGGTCTTCAACACGATCTGCAACGCGACCTTCGAAAACCAGGACGCGGTGCGGGACCTCTCGAAACGGGCCGACGTGATGATCATCATCGGCGGGAAGAACTCCTCGAACACGAAGCAGCTGCACAGTATCGCCCAGGCGTACTGCCCCGACAGCTATCACATCGAAGGGCCCGACGACATCGACGACGCCTGGTTTGAAGGCAAAGCGTACTGCGGCATCAGCGCCGGCGCTTCGACACCGGATTGGATCATTGAACAGGTGATTGCGCGGATCAAAACGGGGTCGAAGAGCGCTTAA
- a CDS encoding 30S ribosomal protein S1, producing the protein MAFDNEAFEEENFAEMLEASFQEQESNRITEGEIVAIQEDDNRALVGVGEKLEGIISLDEIRDEAGDLLFNVGDKITVMVTGHYNERPKISYRKVLEQQKTMEFVEAHKEDFEDVIIEGIVTKKNRGGYVIEADGVSFFMPRSLAAFKESDNVIGRKVKAQVIKLDPEDNSIVVSRRKLFNEERKRKKEIIDQLMEEGTIVEGVIKKITSYGMFVDVGGVDGLVHYNEISYKGPVNPSKLYNEGDKVNVKAIAYDKDKRHLSLSIKAVQPDPWKEIEDELEAGDTITVTVSNIEPYGAFVDLGNDIEGFLHISEITWDKNIKNPKDYLTVGDDIDVEVIDVDPEKHKLRVSLKRLLPKPFDEFAKKFKEGDIVTGTVTSLTDFGAFVKIAGVEGLLHNQDTTWEKGVKAKDLFKSGDEVEVKIAKINRDDQKISLNRKMLEESPVEKFAASHRVNDIVKGSVRDVKDFGVFVSLSDGVDALIRNEDLEPLKAEELEKGQEIEAAIVAIDAKRDRIRLSVRKLDRLHDQKILDKLNEEDGSNSLGDLIKDQLKK; encoded by the coding sequence ATGGCTTTCGATAACGAAGCATTTGAAGAGGAAAATTTCGCCGAGATGCTTGAGGCTTCTTTCCAGGAGCAAGAATCAAACCGCATCACCGAAGGTGAAATTGTCGCAATCCAGGAAGACGATAATCGCGCGCTCGTCGGAGTTGGAGAGAAACTGGAAGGTATCATCAGTCTTGATGAGATCAGGGATGAAGCAGGCGACCTGCTTTTCAACGTCGGTGACAAGATCACGGTTATGGTCACAGGACACTACAACGAGCGTCCGAAGATCTCCTACCGCAAGGTCCTCGAGCAGCAGAAGACGATGGAATTCGTCGAAGCGCACAAAGAGGATTTCGAAGATGTGATCATCGAAGGCATCGTGACCAAGAAGAACCGCGGCGGCTACGTGATCGAAGCGGACGGCGTCAGCTTCTTCATGCCGCGTTCACTCGCGGCGTTCAAAGAGAGCGACAATGTCATCGGTCGCAAAGTCAAGGCGCAGGTCATCAAGCTTGATCCGGAAGACAACTCCATCGTCGTCTCCCGCCGCAAACTCTTCAACGAAGAGCGCAAGCGCAAGAAAGAGATCATCGACCAGCTGATGGAAGAGGGTACGATTGTCGAAGGTGTCATCAAGAAGATCACCAGCTACGGTATGTTTGTAGACGTCGGCGGTGTCGACGGTCTGGTCCACTACAACGAGATCAGCTACAAAGGCCCGGTCAACCCGTCCAAGCTCTACAACGAAGGCGACAAAGTCAACGTCAAAGCGATCGCTTACGACAAAGACAAACGCCACCTCTCCCTCTCCATCAAAGCGGTCCAGCCGGATCCGTGGAAAGAGATCGAGGACGAACTCGAAGCGGGCGATACCATCACTGTCACCGTCAGCAACATCGAGCCGTACGGTGCGTTCGTTGACCTCGGAAACGATATCGAAGGTTTCCTCCATATCTCAGAGATCACCTGGGACAAAAACATTAAGAACCCGAAAGACTACCTGACCGTCGGCGACGACATTGACGTCGAGGTGATCGACGTTGATCCGGAGAAGCACAAGCTGCGCGTCTCCCTCAAGCGTCTCCTGCCGAAACCTTTCGACGAATTCGCGAAGAAATTCAAAGAGGGCGATATTGTGACCGGTACCGTCACATCCCTGACGGACTTCGGTGCGTTCGTCAAGATCGCCGGCGTCGAAGGCCTCCTGCACAACCAGGATACGACTTGGGAAAAAGGTGTCAAAGCCAAAGACCTCTTCAAGTCCGGTGACGAAGTCGAAGTCAAGATCGCGAAGATCAACCGCGACGACCAGAAGATCTCCCTCAACCGCAAGATGCTCGAAGAGAGCCCGGTTGAGAAGTTTGCCGCTTCCCACCGCGTCAACGACATCGTCAAAGGCAGCGTCCGTGACGTAAAAGACTTCGGTGTCTTCGTCTCCCTCAGCGACGGCGTCGATGCGCTGATCCGCAACGAAGACCTCGAACCGCTCAAAGCGGAAGAGCTCGAAAAAGGGCAGGAGATCGAAGCGGCAATCGTTGCGATCGATGCCAAGCGCGACCGTATCCGCCTCTCTGTCCGCAAACTCGACAGACTGCACGATCAGAAAATCCTCGACAAACTCAACGAAGAGGACGGTTCCAACAGCCTCGGCGACCTGATCAAAGACCAACTCAAAAAATAA